The Gymnogyps californianus isolate 813 chromosome 5, ASM1813914v2, whole genome shotgun sequence DNA segment TACCAGCTCTCTTGATTTTTCCCACTCATCATTAGATTAAATCCGTACTCTTTCAGTATTCACTGCACTTGTCTGAGTTCAGTATAATGAAACTGGAAATATCtcaatttatttcagctgtttgaaTTACAATTAAATGAAACTGTCAAAATATGGAATATCCATACTTatgtttttcagattaaattgtTGAGTGCtaggcaaagaaagcaaactgaCTGTTTTCATTCTCTAGTTTTCACACAACATTGCTGCTCCTGGATTGCAGTCCCTCTGCAGGGTGTTGAAGTCAATTAATTGCTTTGATTTAGAAAATTGCAGTCATTCCTTCTTTGAAGGAATAAAAGGACAAAGCTTCTGGACCAGATGGCATGATAACATCCCTTTAGGATAGAATGTAAATTATGCACATTTTTCCTTGTATATCTATTTCTTAGTCTTCAGATAACCCTGTTACTTCCAGTAGGCCTGTTTGGATCACTCATGTGGCTATGTTCATTCCTccaaacctcctcctcctcctccctgtggGAGGAGGAACAAGTATGTAAATCTGGCTCTGATTTTTAACATAGGCTGGAAAAAGTTTGGTGCAAATGCAAGGATATAGAGACATACTCATCCTAGCTTTTATGCAGACTTACACAGTGCAAGTATTTATTGGTAACTGTAGCATTTAGTAGTTATGTTACATGTGGCTGAATTAGGTGTGTTCAAATACTAAGTTAGCAAAACAAGCTTTTGAATTGACGTATAAATCCGTTTTGACCGGGCTGAATTAgctgagcaggaggaggagtCTTGAGTGCTAATAAGCAAACCAGTCTATAACTTAGTATCTGGGAAGCTAGAGACTAAGGTTCATCAGAAACTCTTGGATtcttgcttctcctcctctaATTCTAGGTAAATACTCAAAACACTGAACTATGGACTCAGTCCCTCTGTGccattaatattaatataagttttaaaaacaatcaataATACAATTTCTAGAAACATTGTAGTCTTTGGACTAGGTCCTTCATGAACTGTGGGGATGGCCTGTATAACATATGTAATAAACCTCTGTTTTTTCTAGGCAAACCACAGCTATGAGGATATATTTAAGTTGGGCTTTCCAGAAGTCTTTGTATCACAGTCCAGAGAGAGCATAAGAAGCTTAGATCAAGTACTTAATACAAATAATGAAGATGTTGGGATTCCTGAACTTATGAAGAATCAACTTTGGTAATGCGTTTTGAtccacagtttaaaaaaaaaaaaaaaattaagaagttcCTCAGCAATTACACTgtttatttcataatttaaaaatcagtggtACTTGCAGGTGaacttaaaaatctttttaatcaCTATGCTCTTCAGCATATAGATCTTACCAATTTTGTATTGTGTTGTTAAAGGAAATGGATTGTGTTTTAGCCATTGGAAAACAAGGAAGGGAATATATCAAAATTACAAATTCCTGCTTAGggtttttcctgctgttgctgtGCCTTCTTATGACTAAGCCTCTGGAATGCCAGAACACTCAACAGGCAGcctgttcttcctgtttgcTTGTCCTTTCTTTACAACACATCCGACTTACGTCTCCATCATCTGAGGCAGGAGCATTGCTACCACTTCTACTGACAACCCactcgcttttttttttttctccctccccaatTCTCCCAGGTGGTAACTTCTTCTCATGTTTAACCAGATGTGCTTCAGAATCTGTGGTGCATCTGGCTTCTTTCCTGGGGTTATGTTAATAGCAATTAGTATCATTAACTTAGCTTTCTCTTAAGACAGCTGGAATGCTTTTAGATTTGTTACATGTTTTTGAAGGATCAGCAGCTTCTGAGTAGTATTGTAGTTACTGAGCAGTATTGTAGGGTTTTTTGCATACATCTAAGGCTTTGTATCTAGAAAGCTGGGCCAGACCATACTTTGGAAATGTCATAAGAACTTGGAAATGTCATAAAAATCACAAGAAATGTAGTTAAATCATTTAATGTGGGCATCCTTTCGGCAAGTTCCTTGTATATGCATTATATTTTCATCAGCCTCAAACTTGTGGAGAAATATGATATATATGTAAAAGGAACCGCAATATTATAGCACAGTACCAACTACAGACAAAAAAGCCCTGATCTACTGTGGTGAATAACTAAGATCAATGATAATTGCATCCAGTACTGGATTTATATAGGATGAATGCAATGTAAGAACCCCAAGTACTATGTAGAGGGAACTCTCTAATTCTCAGTGTTTCAGTAGTGCGTGCCTTTGGCTTGTTTTGTAGTACATACGTGCCCAGAGCAGATGCAGGTCATCCACCtgagcagcaggctgctgcagtgGAGAAGCATGACTGATAGGAAGGAGAAAGGTTTgagacacagaaaatgcaaagtgcAGAATTAACAGGGCTGAGCTCTACCCACATTTCACAGAAGCAATTGAATAATGCAAGTTGTTGGCATAAAATAATCTCTGAAATATGCTTCTAATGCACTTCTTATCTGAGAAGCCCAAACATAGTTATGTTGACTTACTGTTTCCGTTATTGTCATGCAAGCTTATTAGTACATTGGGTTGATAGCTTGAATGAATGTAGAAAGAGTTTTAAGATAAGTTGCTTTTTAGATCAAGGTAGGCTAGTACACAACTGTATGTAGTGAAAATAAGTAAGTTATATATGTTCACTGGAAACTTTGTACACCATGTAACCtcaaattgtgttttctttcccagcatTGATTCTGGAAATATATGGAGAACACTTAGAGACTTTGATAATACCCCCAGCTTAAGACATCCCAGGAATAAATCTCATTGCCAAGAAAACCTCTTGAGTGTTCTTGGAATAGATGCAAATCAAAAGGTAATTGAACAACGGTTTGCTGGTATGCCAGCATAAACACTTGGTTATGAATCTGATTTTCTGTAAGCTATACATGCAGATGCATGAGGAATTAGATCTGGGTGAGTCATAAGTTTTTCTTACAGAGAGCCTTTTAAAATGATAGTCTAGTGTTGTCTCATAGTTATGTGTAAGTAACTGTGAAATTGTGCAGGATTGAATTTTGATCGTCTTTACATTGAAGTCTCCACTGTGTAGCCCTGTTGCTAGGTGGTATGTTCAGCTTTAGTATAGATGTAGAATTAGCTTTCAGACGTGCGTACGGTaagatggttttcttttttgctcaGAGTATGAGAAAATTGTTAGCCTCTAATATCTTTCCATTAAGTGAAAATCAGATTTGAATCAGAGAGGCTGTTAAAGTAATTATTGGATTCTTTTACTGTATATGAACTGAAAGTGTGTTCCACTTCCCTTTTCCTCAGATTATTCTGTTTTTTGCGAGGCTTGAGGGAGAGTATGTTTTAAATTGAATCAAGACCAAACCAACGTATTGAAAGATCTCAAAAAGAAATGTCTCTGTTTAATCTCTTGTTTTGAGAAGATAAAGGTATCAGAGATGGTTTAGTATTCAGCCTGGTTATTTAGTTGGGATGAATTAGTCACATGTGGTTTTCAGAAGTAACTGTTTCAATTGATAATTTCATTGCTGAAGCATGGGCAGGGGTACTGCATTCCATTTTGATTTTACGGACATATTTGACCTTTCCTGCAAGTTATATACAAGCAGAACGACAGTGCTGAAGGTACAGGACCGATTCTGCACTTGAAAGTCACTTTTATAGAACTGTCACTTAACAGGAGAGAATGGGAGACATTTCTCCAATGTAGTTAAACTCcccttctgttcctttcttgcCCATAGATACACCAGCATTAAATCAGTGCCCAGGCAGCTTAAACTTATGTCATTACTTCTTTTCTGTTACTGGAAAATTGTATTGCTTTTAACAGTACTGATGAAGATGTATTTCTCAGCTATTTTCTGGTGTAGGTTAAGGCtaattttaattggaaatggcttttttattaatttaagtCACAGTTAGATTCATGTGTGTAGAACTTGTTTTGgcataaaattgttttaatgcaaGGGGGGCACATGAGAAATCAAAATACAGcttcagaaagtaaaatttaGTGGCTATTGTTATTTGAGGGAAACTTCTCTTTAGGTTATATGCTTTGAGATCAGATAGAAATTcgtaaagaaaacataaattatgttttattagGACTTTTCGGAGAGCCAGGATGACATTTTTGAGGAATCAAATCTTAAAGATAATGAGGACTTCAGATTTGATGGAGTCAGTATTAATGACTGCAAAGCACTGATCCAGACCAAGGTAAGAAACGTTGCTCTGAAAATAAGCACTTCAGAGAACCACAGAGTGTATTTTACGTGTTCCTCTGTGCTGTAGCCAGCTGTTCTAGCATATGTCCTAATGTAACTGTTTGGTCCTGATATAATTGTTTGGatgtggggttgttttttgctCTTTGAAACCTATCTGACAGCTTTAGAAAAGGTACAATATAATGTACCAAATGCAAAGCAACATAAGATAGGGGATACTGAAATATAAGGTTATTCATTACATAAGCTGGACTTTAGGCCAAATTACTTATTGGCTGACCGAGAGCAGCGATACATAAAATGTAGTCGGGATGCTCTGATGACAAAGGAAGATAAGCGGGTCTGTAGAAGGATCAACACATTGATCACTGAGAATGATGGCTGTAACTCACTCCTAAAGGGAGTAAGGGAGACATCAGAAGCAACACTGGTAGAGAAGAAATTGCAttcaaagctgcatttcagaTATTCAGAATGATTCAGATTCAGTTTGTTCACTCAAGGAGAACACAAGAGCTACTtcaggaggaaggcagaattGATGTTTTAATTACAAGGATTTGAGAACATTACTGTTTTTAAGCTGTGTTACAAAACATAtagagaaattaaattgaaatactttgttGTTAGTGTGTTTATGTCTTTGGTCAAAGAGGCCTTAATAAGCGCTGTTTCTTTCTTGCTAAAGCAATGCAAGTTGGGAGGAAAATTCTGTCATTCcccattgctttaaaaaaaaaaaaatcagtcacattctgtttttaatgaagtatttcGGATAAATATTCTTAACCCAAGGTCGCTTCCTTGGTGGAGAATAAACTTGAGCAACTGTTGTTGCTGTGGAGATGCATAGTTTGAGGCACACTTTCATTGCCCTGTTTTATTCTATTTACTGCACTGGACAATGAAGATGTATAACCATTTTGGGAACCTTGTGCATAAGAGATGTTAGGCTGGAGAATTCcgaaagaaaaccaaaagagacTGTCCAGCTTATTCCTTCATagttcagttctgctttcttcaaTGAGTGCATGAGGGTGGGATCACAGTAGCTGACACGTACTTGGAAATGTGCAAAATACAGAGACAGGGTTTAGGCAAAGGAGAAGTGGTTCAAGGTAGATGAAGGAGGAGTAAAAGTAAACAGAATCATGATACAAAGTTAAGGTAAATGGACAGTATTTTGCTGGAGTAGcctctgaaaggaaagaacaagCCCTGCAGCTTGGTGTCTCAAAGTAAAGCTCATTAGGAAATGTACGTTGCCATTTCTAATTTTAGGTAAGTTAAATCATGTAGTGGGATGTTTTCCGTTTATCTTTCTAGTTATGTCCTTTTTTCTtatgctaattttatttttatgaaaactgtATAAAAATTAGATTGAAGTATGCAAAGTGATTAACTTACTGTAGGATAGAAAAAATTAacttagttttgctttttcactcaGCTTTCTGTATCACCGGATTCCAGACATGGTCATCTTTTCACCTGTAACCTCTTTTTGAAAACCACATCGTCAAATGGAAACATGCAATATCTAACAATCCCAAGGAAGAAGCACATTTTCACTACACACAacctaaaaatgaaatttttcagtaGTGGTGTTTGTTGAACCAAATgcactttttaatcttttttttttctttctttttgaactgAATGCAGTTTACCTTCATTTTGTTACTGGCTTGGTACTATAGACTACATATGTTCTTTAGGAAAGTGACATATTGCTGTATATGAGGTACCTAATGCCACGTTATTAGAAGATATTTATCCTACTTGTGAAATCAAAGGTGTAATTTTGTCCTCCTAAGTTTTGCTGCAGGGTCATGTCTCTTACAGTAAATCCAGCTGCAATCACACTTCAAAGATACTCTGGTGGACTACTCTCCTGAACTACTGACCTTTCAGGCCTTAATGCCTCTTCGATGAAAAACCTTGTCTCCCTGCCAAAAACTAAACACACCGCAGGTGTGTTGTAAAGTGTGCCTTGTCACCATCTCTCTGCATATCTGGTCCAGTTTGGATCCGCTGAGATCTGTTACTTTGCCACTGCTGAACACAATGAGAGGAGCCTTGTACATCTGGTGGCTTTCACTGGGgcttaggaaaataaaactctCTTAACTTCTGTCTGATCAAGCCTACCGTGGTGATATGGGTAGAgtcagtgaaatgttttgttctggCATTGGTCTCTAACTGAAATAAATCACCTCTCTGAAGTTGATTTTAACAGGACTTCTTGGATTCATTCAGCTACGGAACACTTATACCACGCATAACTGTGCTTGTTAAAGCTTAACAGTGGTGTGGCTCAGGACTTGCACTGCACAATGCTATAAACTGCTgcccttttaaaattttagagtAACTATCGACTATGTTGCCCATCTTCCTGCATGCTTGAGTGCCAGAGGGGATGCACTTCACTATCATTCATAGAATCCATGGTGCTTCCTTGCCAACTGCAAGagctttatttattcattgGTACTAACTTTTATGCAAGTTACTAATCTGTTTACTGCTTTGGCCATTCTGAATATGAGAATAAGAGTTGCTAAGCACTGCAACTGGTATTGTATGTGTTAAAAGCAGGGAACAAACTTGGATATTCCAAAACTAAATCAGTTAATTATTTAATTGATGTGCTTATTCTGTTcttagaattaaaaatactttaaagcacTGGCAGACTCCAACCCTTAAACTGTTCAGCAGTGAGATTACAATTGCTATGAGGACTTATAACTTTAGTAAAGTTTATGATAGCTCAGTGCTATTAGCATAGGATGAACTATGTATTGGTTACTCAGTAAATGGTAACAGGGCATCTGGAAAAGCGGTACCTGGAAGTGGCTCAGCAGCTTCGCTGGCCCTAGAGGGAGTTGTGCAGCACCAGACTGAAAACTCCATGTGGATACAAGAGAAGGATTAACTTTTTCACTTAACACTGGATTTGAATTCATTTTTAGTTTCCTTTGTAAGTCTTTCAGACCACTTAAACATGTATTAAATAGGATATACTCATAAACTCACAAAATAGGAAATTGCCAATAAATGATGGATAGCTGAGGTTGGCAATAAACATTAttgaaattaattacaaaaataaaatcccatttttatgctttcagaCAAGCAGGGCCCTGCAGAGGGGCTTGAGGGGGCAATTCGTAGCATGTATAGCTCTGGCTGATGCACCAGACCCCAGAGGCCCTCTTTTCTTCTGGGCTTTCAAGTTTGCCTTTGCTTCTACTAACATCGGATGAACGTATTGAAGAATGTTTTGCACTGTTACCCCAGGAGAAGGATGAATATATCATCCTTCTCTCATAGTAGCAGGTTTTGTAGCCCTGTCCAAAGTACAgattgggaagaaaaaggtttcAGCCCTTCATGAttcagtggggggaaaaaaactactGGGGTTCCAAAGGTGATATAGGCTCCACCTTTCAGGTCTTTTTTGGACAGATGCTTTGGGCCACCCTGAGCCCTTACTGCCTGTAAGCATTGGCTGCACAAGACAACCAAGAGACCTTTTGACTCCTGTCTTCAGTCAGAGATGAACAAGTTCatatcttcaaagaaaaagactaGCCAATTTGAAATTACAAAGTAATTCAGTTCAGCTTCAAGGTTGTGGAGTCCTGGCAGCCCTCCAGCCCTCATCAGAATTTGGACACAATTTGCGTATTTGGGGGTGCTCACAAAGAGAAAACTGCACTCCGTTTCTCTGAACTGACGAGAGCATGCTTGGGGAGGAGAACCAAATTTTAGCCAACCGTTTTCAGGCATATTGCATAGTAGAAAGTAGCTTTGCCTTCTGTTGTTATCCTAGGAAACGAGGGGTGCCGGAAACCCCTCTGGTGCGTTTTGCACAAATACTGGCTATTCATTTCCTTTAGTCACTTCCTCGTTCCTGCCTTCCCCGGCACCCAGCCAAGCGTGGCAACAACTGCTGCGCACCCGCTCTCCCAATGCACGGCTGCACTGAGAAGTAGCAGgtgtttattctgaaaatagTGCACGGaggaaataaaactttgtaTCTTAATACATTTTAAGCTGCAAATTTCATCATTTCTCATCTTAGTTGTGAGCTCTCAGCTGTGAAATACTGAGTTTTGATGAACTAAACATGTTACTGTTCTCTGTGTTTGCGGAAAGCAAATACCATCGACTTTTGACATTTGCTTAGGATTTTGAAAAGGTGAAAACTAAAGCAAGGTAAGAGTTTTAGACAGCAAAGCTAGgcagaaatgcctttttcttccactgagaTTAGAGGGAAAATATACCCACagaacaaagttttaaaaagttcaaaTCAGCAATGTAATTactgaaatgtttcctttgtaGAAGGAACACGGTgaacagctttgcaaaaaaaagaacaactacattgtgaaaaactgaaaatatttcaatgcaTATTCTGTTCAAAGgtataacagaaataaaattttagggAACTTATTTCAACAATCCTTAAAATTGAGCAGAGTAGGAAGGCAAAGTTTTGGGAagttttgttttagaaacagCATATTGCTAGCATTTgtagacttatttttaaaagtccaaaTAGTATGTAGAgtttgtttaacaaaaaaaaagggggggggggggcaggaggtgTATTCCAAACCCTAGGATGATTTCCAGGCATACCATAAGCCCACCACTGGTTGGACATATGCAGAAAACTTggagtaaaaaacaaacaaaatcttgtAAAAGCTTAAAAGTTCTTTTCAAAGTACAGGGTCATGACAGGATTTAAAAGCATTCTCATCTTTTTAATAGTGAAGATCAGTTTTAATAGTTACTACTCCAGTTAAGATGGCAGAAGGAATCTGGCCAAAAATGAGCTGCATTCAAATTAATTGTTAAACCCCCAGCTTCTCTGTGGATCTGAGTTTAACTTGCCAGATCCACTTGGGAGgattcaaagaaaagaaagaaacaacgCACCCAGCCAGCAGATGGAACAGGCTCGCTTCGGTCACATCTAGCAGAAGTTCTCTGTTCCTTCTACTGAAATACAGATGAGAACCTCCAAAAGCGTCACCCCACACAACAGCCTGGGTGCCGAagcacagccagcctggctTAGCGCTCTGCTGGGATAAATGGCTCCTAATGAGGGAAAAATGTATGGAATGAAGttgcaacattttcttctttttcaatcAAGGCAAGATGCCTGTGAATGCTGGGCAAATACTTAAATGCCAAAAATCTTCCAGCTTCCCTGAACATCTGCTTTAATAATACATACTTTTTATAGACACACTTAATTGCTTAACTCTTCACTTCTAATATTGGTTTTTAGTAGctcaaaatcagttttgcaaCTAATTGTAACTCATCTTCCTCACAGAACTAACGGAtaggttattttcttttgtgtattttactCTCATTTCCAGCATACAGAATACCGAGCCAGACAGAGCACTCCAGGTAGTACCCGCACCTCTCCAGCTCGCCATGTTTTAAACCAGCGTTGCACTGAGCTGTGCTACTCAGCGCACTTTTAAGTTCAGATCTTTCAGTGTGGCTAAAATTGATGAAAGTGTATGAAACCCTACACCACCTTTAAAGAGCCTCAACATGACCTGAAAGCAACacttcaaaagtattttcttaaa contains these protein-coding regions:
- the CLBA1 gene encoding uncharacterized protein CLBA1, whose amino-acid sequence is MQNLSLVESLTNTDTSHRMFLKDLAVEVGGMSLDESDCNLNERTNNEEIINLEVMQQSLPVVNSKGRSCEGFSESSYSTSEPSGSWGDFEGFRESLDKSERFSHNLEVLVKSIKTSRVDTDLSSGRCSTSAGHFCSEPSLHSGIQEASSSLNEANHSYEDIFKLGFPEVFVSQSRESIRSLDQVLNTNNEDVGIPELMKNQLCIDSGNIWRTLRDFDNTPSLRHPRNKSHCQENLLSVLGIDANQKDFSESQDDIFEESNLKDNEDFRFDGVSINDCKALIQTKLSVSPDSRHGHLFTCNLFLKTTSSNGNMQYLTIPRKKHIFTTHNLKMKFFSSGVC